From the genome of Paralichthys olivaceus isolate ysfri-2021 chromosome 4, ASM2471397v2, whole genome shotgun sequence:
tcttctcgTGCCTCctaaggaaaagaaaatgattgtcTGGTGCTCACACTGAAAAGTCCCAAGTTTTTACTGTTAATGATGAAAACTTGAATTCATAAGTAATAAaaccccttcactataatatgaCCAGCGGCTTAAAGCAGCTGTGTAATGACATCACTAAGCCAGTTCACTGACTCTGTGACTGTTGTGTTACTGTTGGAATGAGCTGTGGCATTCAGCATTAACCCATAACATAAAGTTCAACCTTGAACAGCCATTgcattgtttttgtaaattgttTACCAATTTTACTTGGCTTTGCTCAACTGTTTCCTCAAACAACAACCTACATGAATTCAAAGCTGAAGAATCAAATCAAGATGACTCAGAACAGTGAACAGGGCCGTGGTTTGATTTTAATCTAGTTTTATGAGGTGAAACACTGACTATGAATCAGTCTGAAACAGAACAATGAACCCAAAATGTAACTTAGTGTGTTTCATACTGATATAAACAGTAAATGTGTGTAACGTCCTCTACTCCTTCACTATGTTGGGTTTAAAATCATGTCGAACAGCCCTGGTGAGTTCCTCTGCGTATTCAGCGTACCTCCCAGTCATCTGCAGGggaaacaaacagtgacagtACAGGTTATCACACCAGTGTTCacataaacagaatatatatatgtgtatatattatagCTGTGGAATACTGCAGTGGAGTAAAATGTACTGTATTTCACTCTGAATTGTCCAGTGACGTGTGTGTAAATGTCTTGAAAACTTGTATACATAAAACCTCCCTACAACACTTTCAATAAGAAAATGCAAGGATTAGCTGACTTTACCTTAAAACTCCATTTATCGCTGATTTGTCTGTTCAGGTTGAGATCCATCTCCACCACTAGCAGCCCGTCACGGGTCCGAGAGAGGCCCGGGGTGCGGCTACCGTCAGGAGCAGCCACGTAACTGGATCCATAGAAGTGTCCGAAGTCATGGTGAGCTGCAGAAAGTCAGGACAGACGCCTTTCACTGGTGCACATATTAATGCACATAGCTGCTCAATGTATGTGAGACCAAAACTCTGACCAGGAAAGAATTAAAGAAACCAATCAGTAAATGAAAAAGGTATACAGCAGCTCACTTGAAATCTATATAGTTAagatattaaactgaaaaaataagtTGTAATAGCTCTATAATCTATAATTTAAGATAAAATCTGtaatgaaaaaggaaaatgtattcTACTGTATTCACTGGTCATGATAAATAGATACTTATATAACAGGaaaggtaaaaaataaacttgTAACATTACAAAATTGcacatttattgattatttctgatgtatcagttttatttctagtttatttgaacttttattCTATTCACTTGCCCCGTAGATACATTTAAAGGAGCCAGTTAGCTACATGGCTACAGACCTATGTGTAGTAACATTAAGGTTATCTTTAAACCATAatcacaatttaaataaaaagaaagaattttTATGAATTGAAATAAATCTTGCACCTTTTTTTCCATCACCAGATGTGAATTCACTTTGGAAAGTTTCCTGGAGAAAACACCagaacaaaacaatgcaaacatcCATCTTGTAAATTATTATAAATGCTGTGTATGAATCATGAACATCATGTGTATTATAACAGAGAGATTAGAGTGAACCTACTGTCCCCACACGGTTGATTGCACAAGTAAAACAGTGGTTAGCTATTGCTGCATTCCGGGCCTCTATAGGCCACATGGGCTCACtgtagaaaacaaacaggaaatattATTAAAGTATATACAACATATTAATATATATCACCAAATGTATAAAAGACGTGCCACAGGTAATAATACAATTGAACCATCCAGGGACCCTGGATGCCAATCAAAGCCCAGGTTCTTTCTGCTGTCATTAGGAATGTTTAAACAAGGTCCCTAGAATTGttctttaattgtatttattcccAGATTAGTTTATATTTAATCAAATAATCAGTAAATATGGGGCCATGAATGCACCGGTATAAAAATACTGTACACGGTGCACAGACAGGAGTCTGTTATATTAATCTGTAGCATGAAAATTATACGTAGACCCTGTTCAGAGCTGGTAAACATTCGTCCTGATCTGATCATTAGTGGTGAGCTCTAAGTTAACGTCTCAATGCACCCaaatgcatcctgaatgtgtccCGAGGTCTGATCACTCAGATCAtattcagaggtggtctgagACACATGTGGGATTATTCTTTTTGCTGTACGACACAAGTCCGTTCTGGGACCATGTGAAGGACCACCTGCTCAGCTGACGTCTCggacctgctacagtttcacaaagaatcaaaatatatatattttgactCTCCTCAGTGTGTATATGtggatttgtttgtggccacaTGATTAAtcctgatcaccacataatcaTAGAATGAATATGAGCTTCCACTCAGTCCCTCCTGACTctgctctccttctttctctctctctctgtctgcagacacacagacacagacattgaCAACAGACACATCTATCAACAGACAAACTTAACACTGACcatttgtgatcagatctctcaggacagacgTTAATATCAGATCTGTCCGGGAACTTTCTTGATTCAGTCTTTTACCTGAGGGCTCCAACGGTAGCTGAGGGGTTGAAGATGATCTCTGCTCCATTCATACTGTACATGAACCAGTTCAGAGGGTGATGGCGCCCGTAGCAGATATTCACAGCTATCTTACCGAACTGCGTCTGGAACACTGTGTGGCCAGTGTCGCCCTCCATGTAATATGTagactgtaaaaacaaaaaacagtgaaCACTGCAGTTTGACTGTGGATCCAACAGTTTGAAGGAGAACGTCCACCCACCTCATTAAAGTCTCCAATCCTGGGAATATGGTGCTTCCTGCTCTTTCCCAGTACATTTCCAGAGTTAGATATCACCACTGCTGTGTTCCAAATAGTGTTGTGCAGCTCCTCCCGCTCCAGGATTGGGGATATAACCACCATGTTGTACTTTTTGGCCAGCTAATAACAGAAtaattgtgttttcagacatgcccCTGCAGTGAATCTCATCTGTGACACTGTAGCAGACCTGTGGACCTGTAACCTCACCTCTTGGCAGAAGCGTGTGGTGTATCCCTCTTCAGCCGACTCCGCAAACTCCGTCCATGGGTCTTTTTCACGGGTGCAGAAAGCAAAGGGCATGGCTGTCGACAGACACAAGTTTGTTTTACCGGGATCATCTGATTTgaaatttgaatgaaaatgtaattttacagCTGTGATTGTGACTCATGAAAGTACACACTCCAGGTCTCCTGAAAGCAGATGATGTTCACACCACACATGGCTGCCACCTCGACCATTTCACCAACCCGGCTGTGCATGGCATTGATCT
Proteins encoded in this window:
- the upb1 gene encoding beta-ureidopropionase, with translation MSGCEFESVEECLRSHLPPAELSEVSRILFGKETKKLELPACAVDAASERDFELKGHGFEAAPEQLRPPRTIRVGLIQHRIVLPTDAPILDQINAMHSRVGEMVEVAAMCGVNIICFQETWTMPFAFCTREKDPWTEFAESAEEGYTTRFCQELAKKYNMVVISPILEREELHNTIWNTAVVISNSGNVLGKSRKHHIPRIGDFNESTYYMEGDTGHTVFQTQFGKIAVNICYGRHHPLNWFMYSMNGAEIIFNPSATVGALSEPMWPIEARNAAIANHCFTCAINRVGTETFQSEFTSGDGKKAHHDFGHFYGSSYVAAPDGSRTPGLSRTRDGLLVVEMDLNLNRQISDKWSFKMTGRYAEYAEELTRAVRHDFKPNIVKE